Below is a window of Littorina saxatilis isolate snail1 linkage group LG2, US_GU_Lsax_2.0, whole genome shotgun sequence DNA.
CTTTTTTTAATGTAATTTTCTTATAACTCAAGTCTTGATAGATAATATATTTTTCTATCCCTCTGTTATTTATGTGGTACTTCAGTTCTTCTGCTAAACTCAATTTTAAAGATTATTTTCTAATTTAGTCGAATCGACTAAAATAAACTGGGAATCACTTTTACCTGAAATGTGATAGTAAATCGTTTGATAAGAGCGTATGCGTATTTTGTCATACACATTTCATTTCTATACGATTTACCATTTTTGTCGTTGCCATGTATATATCAAATTTTTCTTCTACCCGTACATATCATTAGTTAAAGTTGTTTTCATGTTTTCACTTGATTGTAGGCTTATGTCAATCATCCGTAAGCAAATTGACAATCATCAAAGCATActatttcttcattttctttgtGTCAAAGCGCGTTTTCATATAATTCATATCGTTTCTGTCTTGTCTACAAAACTGTGAAACCATTCGGTCTATTTTTAAAGTTGGTATTTATATTTTACAGTTTGAATACAGATTATTTACTTTCTTGCAGATTTTACTTCCGTTTTCTATTTCACGTCTTACGAGTTGCTGAATAAAGAAAAGCACTATCGATTTTGCCACTTTACTCCGTGCATTTGTTTTCGTCAACAACGAATACTTACGTTTTGGTGTTTGGCGTGTATGTGTTCATTTTGAGTCCAATGACCTAAGTACTTGCACTAGTAcgcccagacacagacacagagacagacacaaacacaaaacaaaacacacacacacacacacacacatacgtacacacgcaaacacacatccacatacaaacacgcgcgcgcgtgtattcacacaaacacgcaccgggacacacgcacacacacaccgggacacacacacacacacacacacacacacacacacacacacacacacacacacacgtgcattcacacacacacacacacacacacacacacagacgtccACTCATCGCAaacgaacatacacacacacgcacagaaacacactcgcacaaagacacacacataaacacccacccagagagagagagagagacacacacacacacacacacacacacacacacacacacacacacacccacacacacacacacacacacacacccacacacacacacacacacacacccacacacacacacacacacacacacacacacacacacacacacgcgcgcgcgtgtacaCATATAATACATGCAagcacatactcacacacacgcatacacgtcGATGTTACGAAGCGCATCATTGGCCTACAACCGAGGAAATCCAGTGGTCACTGTGACCTCGCCTTAACCTTTGAAAAGATTATGAAAGCCAGTATGCATCATCGGCTCTGACATCTTACTGGTAAAATCCAGAATTGCTAAAGCCGAAAGGTGCaatattttctttccagttTTATTTTGCCATCAGGGCCTTGTTTATCCAGTCAGGTGTCTGAGCTTAGGCCAAGTCAGATCgtgaggagggggagggggggggggggggggggggaaagcgGCGATGTTTGTGATTGGGTTCCCGAGGAGTTTACTGCATACCGGCCGTGaagtgccgtgtgtgtgtgtgtttgtatgtgtgtgtgtgtgtgcgtgtgtaagcccagtgtgtttatgtgtgcgtgtgtccgtctgtctgtcagtgtctgttAGTGCGTGGGTGCGCactcgtgtgtctgtctgtctgtctgtctgggttaCCAGTGCGTGACGGTgagcgctcgtgtgtgtgtgtgtgtgctcatgcGTCGGTGTGCCGTGCCTGTGTATGAATAGATTTCCTTTTAAGTCCAGTAACGGACTGGTCCCATTTTTGTAATTGATTAGGCCTACATCATTTCATTGGCATACTCGAGAAAGATGCCTGTATGTGGTAAGTTTACAAATAGATGATAGGGTCAGACATGCATGACATACGATTTGTGGCCATGCGTCGGACGGTGGTCATCGGCCTGTTTTCATGGAGTGTTGTCGAGGATGTGAACAGTGGTCCTGTAATTCTAACCGGGCTCCGGATACAGTGACACTGCGTAGTTTTACAGCGGTGACAAGTAATAGGCCTATACTACAAAAACAAACTGGCTCATGAGTCCCTACCTTCTGGCCCTCCCTTTCCtccctgtgtgtatgtgtgtgtgtgtgtgtgtgtgtgcctcgcgcgtgcgtctgtgttcctctctctctctctctctctctctctctctctctcccctctctgtctgtctctctgtctctgtctctgtctgtctctctctctctgtgcgtgtgtgtgtgtgattcgcaTCGCAACCCCATCCGTGCCGCCTAAGCAACAACGCTTTGGTGGGACGCAGACACAGCAGTAACACCGCCATTGACTGACACGGCAATTTTGAAGAATAAACCCCTTCCTTTAAAGAAAAATCTGGCAAATTTCCAGCTAAAAAAGTCCTACTTGATGTAAAAATACACACAAGCAACTTTCCCGAAAGGGTAGCCTACTTCCCTCATTAAACAAACTCTTGGTATGAGTCGACACAAGACCGGCTTGATGCGGTGAATAACGGGAATTCCCGCAAATAGCTAATCGCATTTCCCACAGCCGTGAGACAAGACTACAGTTGATGCAACTGAATGCAGCAGTTCGCGAATGTTCCTGGAATCGTGTGGTAGCGTTAAGTCATTTTGTGAAGGGTGAAGCTATCGAAGACATCATTTTGTTTTCTGCTGCCGGCCTGATCGACACCAGTCTTCTACTAAGAGGTAAGAGAAATTTCGAATTCAGTTTTCAGTTGAAGTAGTTTCAGTGATACTGTACTGACTAATCAGTGTCACTTTATTTGTCGTTGACGCTAACAGCTAAGGCACTGTCGCGAAAACCGAGAGGAAGATACTTAGTGTGTTGTATTAAAATAGGTATTTCAAAGATGACCCACTTTGTTGTAGATAATGACCTGGTCAATCCAAACTACAAGTAGCTGATTATTAAACACCCACCCAGCCTGTTCACTTTCGCAATAGGCCTACCTCTTTGTTTCCTTTAGCCGGTTTACCTACGTAAGCGTTCGGTTTTGGATTAATGGTTGGCCTGCTATATAACTGTCCCCGACAGGGCGTAGATTCAGTGTACTCGATCGATTTTGAAACGACGACAATTAATTTCAACGAGCAAATGTTTCTCAATATTTCTGTTCATATTTTACTCTAACACATTGCGAACACTTTAATGCTCTGTCTTTCTATAACTGACAAAATCAACTTGACTAACTAACACTGACACTGAGCCGTTTGCGGGTTGTCACTGCCACTCTGATTGGTCTCTAAAGTTAACAGTGACGAGTATTCCtctttttgatattttgtttgCAGTTGCTTGCAATGTTTTGTATTGCTGCGTTTAACTGATCTTTACAATATGGGTAAAATTTTGTGAGTGGGAGCATCAGTAGACTTTCTTCCCAAAAAATAGCGAATATTAttcataacaagtcgcgtaaggcgaaaatacaacatttagtcaagctgtcgaactcacagaatgaaaatgaacgcactgcaatttttcagcaagaccgcatactcgtagcatcgtcagtctaccgctcgtggcaaaggcagtgaaatcagttgacaagaagagcggggtagtagttgcgctgagaaggatagcacgcttttctgtacctctcttcgttttaactgatgattttctgagcgtgtttttaatccaaacatatcatatctatatgtttttggaatcaggaaccgacaaggaataagatgaacgtgtttttaaattgatttcaaaaatttaattttgatcataatttttatatttttaattttcagagcttgtttttaatccaaatataacatatttatatgcttttggaatcaggaaatgatgaagaataagatgaacgtaaatttggatcgtattataaatttttgttttttttacaattttcagatttttaatgaccaaagtcattaatcaaattttaagccaccaagctgaaatgcaataccgaagtccggccttcgtcgaagattgcttggccaaaatttcaatcaatttgattgaaaatgagggtgtgacagtgccgcctcaacttttacaaaaagccggatatgacgtcatcaaagacatttatcgaaagcaaagaaaaaaccgtctggggatgtcattcccaggaactctcatgtcaaatttcataaagatcagtccagtagtctgaatcgctctacacacacacacacgcacagacagacagacacacacatacatttgtTAACCGTATTTTCGTTTTGTGTCCCCCATTGCCAggaatcaatgtgtgtgtgtgtgtgtttgcattttctgtactataatattttgtgttcactgtttgtgtacttttgttttccaaatatttattttattttttcttttcttatcttctatttttctttttgttcacttggtactttgtgcatttttgaatttgcgaatattgtttataatgcccctgggtaatgaacaataaaacttgacttgacttgacttgactacacacacacacacatacaccacgaccctcgtctcgatttcccctctatgttaaaacatttagtcaaaacttgaccaaatgtaaaaaggagaaggTTTGGGTCGGTCTATATCTGACTTttattatattaaaaaaaagttctgtctgtctttctgtctttcaagtttctgtctgtctttttatatttagtcaagttttgactaaatattttaacatcgagggggaatcgaaacgagggtcgtggtgtatgtgtgtgtgtatgtgtgtgtgtgtgtgtgtgtgtgtgcgtgcgtgtagagcgattcagaccaaactactggaccgatctttatgaaatttgacatgagagttcctgggattgatatccccatacgtttttttcatttttgtgataaatgtctttgatgacgtcatatccggcttttcgtgaaagttgaggcggcactgtcacgccctcatttttcaaccaaattggttgaaattttggtcaagtaatcttcgacgaagcccggggttcggtattgcatttcagcttggtggcttaaaaattaactaatgactttggtcattaaaaatctgaaaattgtaaaaaaaaataaaaatttataaaacgatccaaatttacgtttatcttattctccatcatttgctgattccaaaaacatataaatatgttatattcggattaaaaacaagctctgaaaattaaataaataaaaattattatcaaaattaaattgtccaaatcaatttaaaaacactttcatcttattccttgtcggttcctgattccaaaaacatatagatatgatatgtttggattaaaaacacgctcagaaagttaaaacaaagagaggtacagaaaagcgtgctatccttcttagcgcaactactaccccgctcttcttgtcaatttcactgcctttgccatgagcggtggactgacgatgctacgagtatacggtcttgctgaaaaatggcagctacttgactaaatattgtattttcgccttacgcgacttgttttctttttttttctttctatctttcgttcgttctttgttgttgttttttttcgttttaATTTTCACTTGTTAAGGCTTCACACTGCTTTTGTCTTTTCCCTTCTTGGTGTACcacctccctcccaccccccccccctaccaccCCACCCATTCAAGCACACCACGCCCAAAACCACCAGCTAAATTCCCCCCAAACGCGTGATGCGGCCAGCCGTTACCTCCCTCCATcaaccccacctcccccccccccttctccatTTCCGCTTGATCCTCTTCTATTCTGTCCATTCGCGAACGGACTTTACCGGTATTACTCAGTTTTGTTGGATCAATCCGGTACTGGTCACATGACTAGACGAAGACCAGTGACTACAGTAGACCAGACTGACTTGATAAAGACTTCAGACCATCCTCTATCCTTTCATTTAATACCCAGACACTGGTGATTGAATAACTTGACTCATAGAGTTCCCTTCCAGATATCAGGCGGTGAGCATCTTGTAAAATTATTTTGTGTTCATGTTTAAGCTGGTGTGGCATGCATTAacttatctatttatttgtcGTTTGCTCAAGTTATGTATGTGTTTCGTTTTGTTCATTGTTGATTGattgttcatttaaaaaaacccacctatttTCGCTAACTGTTAGACAACTTAAATGAATGCGCAATGCCTGTTTCCGTGTTTAACTTAGTGACATTTTGGTTTTAATAATTATAGTGCTGATATCTTGCGTGCATAAGCTTTTTgtgatgttcttcttcttcttcttcttcttcttcttcttcttcttcttcttcttcttcttcttcttcttcttcttcttcttcttcttcttcttctttcttcatttcattatcaaaaatacaaaacaagacTCGATGACGAACAAAAACGTCGCAATGATAAAGCGATAGGGAAGGAAATGTAAttgaaagggaaataacttgCGGCAAAAACAATCAAAGGGAAATTATGAACCTGAAAACAATTAAAGGACAATTATGAACCTGAAAATAATGGACAACTAGAAGAAAATAAActggaacaaaaaaaaaaggatctAAAAGATAAGTAATtaagcaggaagagcattgaaACACACATTTATATTAAGGCATTTGATAAACGCTAAAAAGAACATGATTgcacgaaagaaagaaacaacccTTAAAGAAATGAATGCCTGCAGACAATGGCAGCTCGGAGTGCAACAGTTCAGgacaacaagagagagagagagagagagagagagagagagagagagagagagagagagagagagagagagagagagagagagggagagagagagactgagactgagagagagagagagagagagagagagagagagagagagagagagagagagagagagagagagagagagagagactgatttGGCACAGAGCCATGCAATAGTAAGGCTGACTTTCCACTATTACTTTTTTCTCGACAGATAACATAATTGTGGAAATTCTCGTTATGCCTAATGTAAGCGCTTGGGAAAATAGAAAAAGGGAATCCCCGAAAAAAAGACCAGAAAATTAATAGCCTCGTGACCTGCGCAAAGCAAATACGCATTTTGAGCTACTAGCTAAATTTCCTGTACAGTTGATCCTTCAAAGGTCGAATCGTTGTTCTAACTTCCTATTTGTTATCGAAGATCAAAGGTTTGTAGATTCAGTTTCTTGTTTCTAAAGGATTTATCACAGGATTCCTTGTGAATTTCGATCGCTGCGAAACACTGAACTTCCCCGGGGCTAAAAATAACACACAGGGAAAATCCGAAACGAAGACGTGCAGCTTTTTATCATGTGAACTGAAGTTGTTTACTgaagttgttttctgttttttacGTAAAGGCCAATTGGGGGTCTTATCTTCAGAATTTCGGATATTTGGGGTTGAAGAAGAATATGTTTACTTATGTCaatataaaaatgtccagtgGGTTTTGCACGGACTTTTACTCTCGTGACCCCTCGTCCAGTCTCTCCCTCTAACTCTCCTTCTCAAACACACATGAGGAAAGAGAGAACGAGTCCCAGTATACATTTGGAATTTTCTTGCGCCAATCCGGAAGTTGCATAAATTTCGCTTATCCTCTACTTGTCAGTTGACCCCGCCTTCTCAGTCCCGCTATCCCGCCCCGcaaccccaccctccccccctccccctctctttctctctctcagtctctctctctctctctttaacacTCACCCCACTCCGGCGAATCTGCCTACATTAATTTTTTCGATGATATTGATTTTTGGTTGCCGGGAAGTATAGCCTGCTTCGCTGTCAAGTCAGTCTGACTTGACGGAGTTTGGTTTGATGTTCGGTTCTGAGAGCTTGTCTGAATACCGTTCTTAGCTTCTTTTGCTTTCTTTTTAAGTATTTCATCTTTATCAATCTCGTGGTCACCGAAcagctactactactactactactactactactactactactactactactactactactactactactactactctggcttaaattattgctgctgctgccgTTGTTAGTATGACGTGAACTGCTGCTCCTCCTgttcctcctcctcatcctaCTACAATTAACTTATTGGCGAAATAAAGTTCATACGTAATGGGAACACTAacagtacccccctcccccccccccccccccgcccccgcccccccccccccccccccgtcttctctttctccccctttcTGGTCTGTCTTACCACATAACGCCTCTATTTTCATGACCGTCTATTTCGTTCTTTTCAGACAATTTCTGCCAAGCGCACAATGGGAACACTGTCGAAGATGGAACAACAGCCAACAAGGTACGACCAACGCTGTAGAGCAGCCTATGATGCCATAACGGACGACAGCCTTTTGAAGGTACGATGTTACTCTGTATGCCTGTgtacgtgcgtgagtgtgcgcgcgcgtttgtgtacatgcgtgtgtgttggtatttatgtacgcacgcgcacacgcggGCAGTCAGAGATGAAagctctgtctgtgtgctgtgtgtatgtataacgAGTGCAAATGCTTTGCAAAATTGAAAGGAGCTGGAGCATGCTCGTACGAAGTTTTGTCAAAGTAAGTTTGCGCAGTATTAAATTGTTTGCTTCCCACCCCTTCCTCCCCTTTCCTCTCTTGCCTAACGGCCTCCTCCCCtcctgcacccccacccccccttcccttcaCCCCGCACCCCACTTTCTCTCCTCTTCATCTTGTCGCCAAATTTAATAACTGAAAACAATAGGCCTAGCCAATGAAAAAATCCTTTCCccaaaaaaataagaaaaatataagaagaaaaaaatgataagaaaaaaataagaagaaacaAAAGATTAAACGGACATGAAAGCAAAACTTGAAATTTGAAGCACTGTTAATTTGTGTAATACGTTGCCACCCCACAGGAAGCGGCAGAGCAGGCAGATCGTACAGGCAGCGAGATGCCGCTGGTCAGAGAACAGCTGAGGACCAAGATTCAGCTTCAAAGACTCAAGTCAGGCAAAGGAGAGCTCACCGTTGAGTTCGAGGAACCTCGCAAATATGAGGTAAGTGTTTTTGATATGCGCTAAACTGttgtatgtgttgttgttgttgtcgtcgtcgtcgtcgtcgtcgttgttattgttgttgttgttgttgttgttgttgttgttgttgttttgtagcTGTGGTTGTTTCAGCTATTCGTTCAGtgtgcttgagagagagagaaagagagagagagagagagagagagagagagagagagagagagagagagagagagagagagagagagagagagagagagaggtttctAATCACAATACATTTATTCCAGCTGACAGCAGAGGAAAAGACGAAGCAGGAGAGGCGGAAGATGAGGAACAGAGAAGCGGCCAAGAACAGCCGCTTCCGAAAGAAGAAGCAGCATTCCCAACTGCAGAAGGTAAGGCTTGAACCAAcctgcaataagaaataaacgGACATGCCTACACTCGGTCATATAGAcatggatttgtttgtttgtttgtttgtttgtttgctttacacccagccgaccacgaagggccatatcagggcggtgctgctttgacattctttctttctttctttatttggtgtttaacgtcgttttcgaccattcaaggttatatcgcgacggggaaaggggggagatgggatcagtaggggaaaggggggagatgggatagagccacttgttaattgtttcttgttcacaaaagcactaataaaaaaattgctccaggggcgtgcaacgtagtacaatatatgaccttactgggagaatgcaagttttcagtacaaaggacttaacatttcttacatactgcttgactaaaatctttacaaacattgactatattctatacaagaagcacttaacaagggtaaaaggagaaacagaaccgttagtcgcctcttacgacatgctgggtagcatcgggtaaattctttctcgtcccaaccaatatgggactccccctaacccgcggggggtctgctttgacatataacgtgcgccacacacaagacggaagtcgcagcacaggcttcgtgtctcacccagtcacattattctgacaccggaccaaccagtcctagcactaaccccatgatgccagacgccaggcggagcagccactagattgccaattttaaagtcttaggtatgacccggccggggttcgaacccacgacctccagatcacggggcggacgccttaccactaggccaaccgtgccagtaTATAGACATGGAATAGTGgagcaacagacagacagatgaaaagaccccacagacaaacatactTTTACAGATCACATATAGACTATATATATCAGCACATAGGAGTTTTAGCTTAGAAACGATGACCATATACAAcaatttttgagcagaagaaagactgatcttcaaatacacgtatatttctgaccaaaaaactgctgtttaacatctgggctataccactgaaaaaatatccttaactttttgtgctcagtgtacatTTGAGGGCACGAAGGCCTCATACTAATCAGTTTATGAGTTCCGTTCAGACAAATTAACCTCAATTGAAAGCGCATGGGAAGTGCAGCTCAAATGTACAAACCTTATATTAGAACGTTGGAGTTTAGTTTCCTATTGTTCTCAGGAAATGTTGATGTGCCCTCGGATATATGGCTAATTTGATGATTCAACATGCgtgatgtcattttgttgtagGAGCACAAAGGCCTGGTCGCAGCAAGAACGGGACTGAAGTCTGACATTGAAAAGCTTCATTCCTTGCTGGAGAACCTGCAGAAGGGGGTCAAGAAGGCGCGGATCTGCTGTTCCGCCTATCACCCACAGGCACGCAGGCAGTTCCTCGCCCAGACACCTCCCGTAGCAGCACCCCAGACAATCGTCAAAGCTCAGTCTTTTCCTGTCCCTCAGACATTCACTGCTCCACAGAGATACATCCTGAACCAAAGCCAGGTCCTCCCAGTGATGAACGTTCAGGCGGAGGAGACCGTCGTCACTTCTACGGATTTCACAGCCTCCAGACCAGCATCTGCCGAACTAGAACAAAACGTTGTTCAACAAAATGCCAACCTCAGTCAGGAAGACGTGGATTTGTTTGTTGCTTCTCTCTCAGGCAACTCGCAACCCTCTTCCACGCTGTCCACCTCTCTTGCTGCGTCCTCAGAGTCTCCAGTTTATGTTCTGCCGCAAGACCACGACTCTCTTCATCCCCAACACACGTCCTTCCTGCAGTATCTTCAAGATGAAGAACCCGAAGAACATGTGTCCAAGATGAAAGGCTTCCAGTCCCCCTTCGCTCGTTACTCGCCATACAGCAAGCAAAGTTCGAGTCCCGGTACGTCTCCCCTTGGACTGGGCTCAGATCGCTCGTCCACAGACTCTATGGCCACCTCTCCAGATGGCTCTCAGCCTAATGCCCAGGCCATGTTCAACATCATGCAGGGTTTGATCCGTGGACAGTGATGGAAACTTCACGTGTCAATGGTCCGCTGGCTAAACCCAAATTAACTTGCTACTGAGTCTTTCTATCTGAGTATGATGTTTGGTTGATGTTAACTTATATGACAAATAATTATATGTTCTTTTGGGATGATCATCCATGATATTTTGTGGATGTTTAGCACAGAAGATAgatgtgtgacagggtgaactgtcaccagtgtaagttgcAACATGTATCTTTGGGGTGATGTTTTCCGTAGCTTAATGAAACATGGAATTGTTTATCTACCTTTTTAGGCAGATATGTACTACGACAATGAGctgctgttttgtttgtttttagcgGGACCGGGGATATACTTTTGCTTCGCTTTTAAACGTCTTTGTCTGCTCCCTACTGTCTGTAAAACGATTCTTGCAGAATGATAATGATAGAAATGCAATACA
It encodes the following:
- the LOC138960222 gene encoding uncharacterized protein, which encodes MGTLSKMEQQPTRYDQRCRAAYDAITDDSLLKEAAEQADRTGSEMPLVREQLRTKIQLQRLKSGKGELTVEFEEPRKYELTAEEKTKQERRKMRNREAAKNSRFRKKKQHSQLQKEHKGLVAARTGLKSDIEKLHSLLENLQKGVKKARICCSAYHPQARRQFLAQTPPVAAPQTIVKAQSFPVPQTFTAPQRYILNQSQVLPVMNVQAEETVVTSTDFTASRPASAELEQNVVQQNANLSQEDVDLFVASLSGNSQPSSTLSTSLAASSESPVYVLPQDHDSLHPQHTSFLQYLQDEEPEEHVSKMKGFQSPFARYSPYSKQSSSPGTSPLGLGSDRSSTDSMATSPDGSQPNAQAMFNIMQGLIRGQ